Part of the Pseudomonas baltica genome is shown below.
CATGGCCCTGGCTCCTGTCAGGTGGTCACCGGATGATCGGTGAAGAGGATCGCGGTGAAATCGGCTTGCAGCTCTTCGCCGAACTCGAAAATGGTTTCGTCTTCAGCGTCGTGGTACCAATTCATGTGCACGGTGTTGCCAGCCTGAGCGGCCTGGTCCAGCGCGTCGAACAGGCTGAACAGCATCTTGGTGCTGGAGCTGTTGAAGTACGCCAGCGCGATATCGGCAGTGATGGTCTGGCCTTCGCAACCGGCCAGGTACTCGCGTAGCTGCTGGATGATCGGCGCGTAAAAGGCGGCGGCGTTTTCGGGATACGACTCGCCCTTGAGCGTCAGCCGATGCTCATCGAAGCGAAAGTCGACCCGCGGTGACGTGGCCGTTGCAGCAATTGACAGGTTATCCATGGAGTCGGTCTTCCGTTGCAGTCAGATGATGGCCTTGAGGCAGAACACGGTGGTCTCAGGATCGTCCTCGCGGACCCTGAAGGCGAACTCAAGCGGTGCGCTGGCGTCCCGCGCCATGGTCAGGAACCCCAATCCCGCGCCCTTGCTGTGCTCGGGCGTTTCGGCGCGCAGCGAGACCTTGTAAGCCTGTTTTATTTGCTCCAGCGACATGCTGCGCAGCGGCTCGAGCTTGTCGCGCAACGCTTGGACTTCGCCACTGGCGATGGGGTTGGCACATAGCATGAAGTGCTGGTCACCCTCGACGCTGATGCACACCGCGCCCTGGCGCACCGAAGCCTCGTCACTGCCCAGCGCATCGGACGAGTAGTGAATGATGTTCTGCGACAGCTCGACAAACGATGAAAACAACCGACGCCGGGTCGGGCCGCTGACGCCCGCCACCTCCAGTTGCAGCTTCACCACTTCGGCCATCGCCGAGACGATGCCATGGGAGAAGTAACCCTGGTGATAGAAAATCACCTGGCGCTGCTGGGCGAGCTCCAGGAACGCATAATCGTGTACAGACAAAGCACAGGTCATTGACGGCTCTCCTAGAGGCGGGCACAAAAAAGGGTCAGGTCATCGCGGCGCACCTGTTCGCCCTGCCACTGCCGCAGGGCAGCCTGCAAGGCCTCGCCCATGGCGTTGGCGGGCGCATGGCGGTGCGGCAACAGTGTCTCCATGGCACGGCGCCGGCCGAAGGCGATGCGCCGTGGGCCGCCGATCTGATCGGTGAGGCCATCGGTGCAGATGAACATCAGGCTGTCGGCCGGCATGGGCACGCAGATATCGCTCCATTGCTGGTCGATATCGCTGTCGACATAACCCACACCCATGCGCTGACCCGGGATGGACTCGAAGGCCTCGGCATCAGGGCGCAATACGTGCAGCGCGATGCGTGCGCCGGCGAACGTCAGGGTCTGGTGGACGTTATCGAACCAGAACAACGCTGCATCCAGGCCGTCGTCGGACTCCGGCACCTGCGCGGTGCCCTGCTCCTGGCCCAGCAGGCTCTTGACGCTGCGGTTCACTGCGGCCAGCAAGGCGCTCGGCTGGCGAGGACCGAGCTGCGCCAGTGCCTGGGTCAAGGACGACGACGCGATCAGGGTCATGAACGCCCCTGGCACCCCGTGCCCGGTACAGTCGGCGATCGCGCCGAACCAGCCATCGTCATAGCTGGCAAAGTGATAGAAGTCGCCACCCACCACATCCCGCGCGCCCACAGCAAGGCGGCGTCTGCCAGGGTGGCGGCCAGCGTATCGCGCGAGGCCCGCAACATGGCGCGCTGAATGACGCTGGCGTACTCGATGCTCTGCATCATCTGGCGGTTCTTTTCCGCCTGCATCTCGGCCACCACGGCCATCAACTGCAAGCCGTTGCCAAGGCCGGCGAATTGGCCATCACGGGTGATGATAAAGCCGTCGGCCAAGGCCTTTTCGCCCGACTCGACTGTCTTGAACGTCAGCGCTTCGATGCTCATCTGCGCGTCGACGATCAGCGGCTGCTTGTCCATGAAGGCAATGCAGCTTTTACGATCGTAGAGCTCGCGGTGAAAGGGCCGGCTCATCTGCGACATGAAAATAGTGCGATTGATCAGGCCGATTGGCCGACCGTGCTCGAGCACGGCCAGGGACACCAGCTCGCGGTGCGTTGAAAACAGGTCCATGACCACGATATTGAGCGCATCGGCATCGACGGTCGGCGCCGCTTGGCACAGGTCGAAGGCGCAACGACGATTCCACGATCCGTCAGTGGCCGGCAGGGAGGGTAGCTTGGCGTTCATGCGACATACTTCACGCAGGTTTGAACGGGCGAGCTTAGGCCAGTGATATTAAAGTGATGTTACAGCGAAAAAAAGCGGCGGCCGCAGCCAAGACTGCGACCGCCGTGGGAACAGTGTTACTTGAGATCGAACCGGTCCAGATCCATCACCTTCGTCCATACGGCCACGAAGTCACGCACGAAGCGTGCCTGGGCGTCACTGCTGGCGTACACCTCGGCGATCGCCCGCAGTTGCGCATGGGAGCCGAACACCAGGTCGACCCGGGTGGCCGTCCACTTCGGCGCGCCGGTGGTGCGATCGACACCGTTGAAATACGTGGTACCGCCGGCCACCGGCTTCCACTCCGTGCCCATATCCAGCAGGTTGACGAAGAAGTCGTTGGTCAGGGCTTGCGGACGTTGAGTGAACACGCCATGGGCTGCACCGTCGACATTGATGTTCAACACCCGCAGGCCGCCAAGCAGCACGGTCAGCTGCGGCGCCGTGAGGGTCAGCAGTTGTGCCTTGTCGACCACCAGCGCCTCGGCCGAAACCTTGTAGTCACCTTTGAGGTAATTGCGGAAACCGTCGGCGATGGGCTCGAGAAATCCGAACGACTCGACATCGGTCTGCGCCTGGGAGGCATCGGTACGCCCTGGGGTGAACGGCACGATGATCTGCGTGTGCCCGGCGTTCTTGGCCGCCTGTTCGACCCCGGCGGCGCCGGCCAGCACGATAAGGTCGGCCAGGGAAATTTTCTTGCCCCCGGCCTGCCCGGCATTGAACTCGGCCTGGATGCTTTCCAGGGTCTTGAGCACGCTGGCCAGTTGCGCGGGCTGATTGACGGCCCAGTCTTTCTGCGGCGCCAGACGCAAACGACCACCATTGGCGCCACCGCGCTTGTCAGAGCCACGAAAGGTCGACGCGGCCGCCCAGGCGGTAGACACCAGCTGCGAGACCGACAGACCCGAGTCGAGCACCTTGGCCTTGAGCGCGGTGACGTCGTCGGCATCCACCAGTGGGTGATCCACGGCCGGAATCGGGTCTTGCCAGAGCAGTTCTTCGCTGGGCACTTCCGGGCCCAGGTAGCGCGCCAGCGGGCCCATGTCGCGGTGGGTGAGCTTGTACCAGGCGCGGGCGAAGGCATCGGCCAGCTGCTCGGGGTTGTCCTTGAAGCGTCGGGCGATCTTTTCGTATTCCGGGTCGAAGCGCAGGGCCAGGTCCGAGGTGAGCATGGTCGGCGCGTGACGCTTGGCCGGATCATGGGCATCGGGAACGGTGCCGGCACCGCCGCCATTGACCGGCCGCCACTGGTGGGCACCGGCCGGGCTCTTGGTCAGCTCCCAGTCGAAGTTGAACATGTTCTCCAGGTACTGGTTGCTCCAGCGGGTCGGCGTCGAGGTCCAGGTGACTTCCAGGCCGCTGGTGATGGCGTGCGCGCCCTTGCCAGTGCCGAAGCTGTTGCGCCAGCCCAGGCCTTGTTCTTCAAGGCCAGCGGCTTCGGGCTCGGGGCCGACGTTTTCAGCGGGCCCGGCGCCGTGGGTCTTGCCGAAGGCGTGGCCTCCGGCGATCAGCGCGACCGTCTCTTCGTCGTTCATGGCCATGCGCCCGAAGGTCTCGCGGATGTCCTTGGCCGAAGCGACCGGATCGGGATGGCCTTCCGGGCCTTCAGGGTTGACGTAGATCAAGCCCATCTGCACCGCGGCCAGGGGGTTTTCCAGGTTGCGACCGGCGCCGTCGGTGCGGCCGTGCTCAGTGCCATGCAGGTCGGGCTCGGCCACCAGGGTGCCCTCGCCAGCGGCGGCTTTGCCGTAGCGTGAGTCGCCACCCAGCCAGGTGGTCTCGGTGCCCCAGTAGACGTCCTCGTCCGGCTCCCACACGTCAGCACGACCGCCGGCATAGCCGAAGGTCTTGAAGCCCATGGACTCGAGCGCGACATTGCCGGTGAGGATGATCAGGTCGGCCCAGGAGATATTGCGGCCGTATTTTTGCTTGACCGGCCAGATCAGCCGGCGGGCCTTGTCGAGGCTGACGTTGTCGGGCCAGCTGTTGAGCGGGGCGAAGCGCTGCTGGCCGGCGCCGGCACCGCCACGACCATCGCCGGTGCGATAGGTGCCGGCGCTGTGCCAGGCCATGCGGATGAACAGCGGACCGTAATGGCCGAAATCCGCTGGCCACCAGTCCTTGGAGTCGGTCATCACCGCCAGCAGGTCGGCCTTGACCGCCGCCAGATCGAGGCTGTTGAAGGCGGCGGCGTAGTCGAAATCGCCGCCCATGGGATCGGACAGTGAGGAATGCTGGTGGAGAATCTTCAAGTTCAACTGCTTGGGCCACCAGTCATGATTGGTGGTACCACCGCCAG
Proteins encoded:
- a CDS encoding DUF1987 domain-containing protein, whose translation is MDNLSIAATATSPRVDFRFDEHRLTLKGESYPENAAAFYAPIIQQLREYLAGCEGQTITADIALAYFNSSSTKMLFSLFDALDQAAQAGNTVHMNWYHDAEDETIFEFGEELQADFTAILFTDHPVTT
- a CDS encoding SiaB family protein kinase, encoding MTCALSVHDYAFLELAQQRQVIFYHQGYFSHGIVSAMAEVVKLQLEVAGVSGPTRRRLFSSFVELSQNIIHYSSDALGSDEASVRQGAVCISVEGDQHFMLCANPIASGEVQALRDKLEPLRSMSLEQIKQAYKVSLRAETPEHSKGAGLGFLTMARDASAPLEFAFRVREDDPETTVFCLKAII
- a CDS encoding SpoIIE family protein phosphatase; translation: MTLIASSSLTQALAQLGPRQPSALLAAVNRSVKSLLGQEQGTAQVPESDDGLDAALFWFDNVHQTLTFAGARIALHVLRPDAEAFESIPGQRMGVGYVDSDIDQQWSDICVPMPADSLMFICTDGLTDQIGGPRRIAFGRRRAMETLLPHRHAPANAMGEALQAALRQWQGEQVRRDDLTLFCARL
- the katG gene encoding catalase/peroxidase HPI, whose amino-acid sequence is MATESKCPFNHAAGGGTTNHDWWPKQLNLKILHQHSSLSDPMGGDFDYAAAFNSLDLAAVKADLLAVMTDSKDWWPADFGHYGPLFIRMAWHSAGTYRTGDGRGGAGAGQQRFAPLNSWPDNVSLDKARRLIWPVKQKYGRNISWADLIILTGNVALESMGFKTFGYAGGRADVWEPDEDVYWGTETTWLGGDSRYGKAAAGEGTLVAEPDLHGTEHGRTDGAGRNLENPLAAVQMGLIYVNPEGPEGHPDPVASAKDIRETFGRMAMNDEETVALIAGGHAFGKTHGAGPAENVGPEPEAAGLEEQGLGWRNSFGTGKGAHAITSGLEVTWTSTPTRWSNQYLENMFNFDWELTKSPAGAHQWRPVNGGGAGTVPDAHDPAKRHAPTMLTSDLALRFDPEYEKIARRFKDNPEQLADAFARAWYKLTHRDMGPLARYLGPEVPSEELLWQDPIPAVDHPLVDADDVTALKAKVLDSGLSVSQLVSTAWAAASTFRGSDKRGGANGGRLRLAPQKDWAVNQPAQLASVLKTLESIQAEFNAGQAGGKKISLADLIVLAGAAGVEQAAKNAGHTQIIVPFTPGRTDASQAQTDVESFGFLEPIADGFRNYLKGDYKVSAEALVVDKAQLLTLTAPQLTVLLGGLRVLNINVDGAAHGVFTQRPQALTNDFFVNLLDMGTEWKPVAGGTTYFNGVDRTTGAPKWTATRVDLVFGSHAQLRAIAEVYASSDAQARFVRDFVAVWTKVMDLDRFDLK